In Microbacterium laevaniformans, a single window of DNA contains:
- a CDS encoding glycosyltransferase family 4 protein, producing MPTRILVDLLGFTGERGGTETYARELLTRLPGCLPDARWVALVGRAGADRVRAFFPGPVRVIPWVGADAVSWAAGAVGVTAVFAHTTGADVVWAPANFGPIFRGAPRVVTVHDAIYDDVPGTALRRAVRTGTSFLMRRSARTADRVITVSRSAAHAIEHHFAVPRDRIEVVPNGSSDPRPVADARAVLTSLGVGSERRILMSTGNRMPHKNFEGLLEALATIPRTDRPLTVIAGSRSPDPLLRTVERLGLTADVVLPGWIGDAELEALYQVADLYVCPSLVEGFGLPVVDALRRRVPVLANDIPVLREVGGSVVRYTDATSPVIFGAAITTCLRDQPDDAALERAASWADNFSWAASARATGDVLLRTARERSPAGRAS from the coding sequence GTGCCGACGCGGATCCTGGTTGATCTCCTCGGCTTCACCGGCGAACGCGGCGGCACCGAGACCTACGCCCGAGAACTGTTGACGCGTCTGCCGGGCTGCCTCCCCGACGCCCGTTGGGTGGCGTTGGTGGGAAGGGCGGGTGCCGACCGCGTACGCGCTTTCTTCCCCGGACCTGTTCGCGTCATTCCATGGGTGGGGGCCGACGCCGTCTCGTGGGCCGCCGGCGCGGTGGGAGTCACCGCGGTGTTCGCACACACAACCGGCGCGGATGTGGTGTGGGCGCCGGCCAACTTCGGTCCGATCTTTCGAGGCGCTCCTCGGGTCGTCACGGTTCATGACGCCATCTACGATGACGTTCCCGGCACGGCGTTGCGTCGCGCCGTGCGCACGGGGACCTCGTTCCTCATGCGCCGTTCGGCACGGACGGCCGACCGTGTCATCACTGTTTCACGCAGCGCTGCCCACGCAATCGAACACCACTTCGCTGTTCCCCGTGATCGGATCGAGGTGGTCCCCAACGGCAGCAGCGATCCGCGGCCCGTCGCCGATGCACGCGCCGTTCTCACGTCGCTGGGGGTTGGGTCCGAGCGGCGGATCCTCATGAGCACGGGCAACCGCATGCCACACAAGAACTTCGAAGGGCTCCTCGAAGCGCTGGCCACGATTCCCCGCACTGACCGGCCTCTCACGGTGATCGCCGGGTCCCGCAGTCCTGACCCGCTCCTGCGAACCGTTGAACGGCTCGGACTCACAGCGGATGTGGTCCTTCCGGGGTGGATCGGCGATGCTGAGCTCGAGGCCCTCTATCAGGTTGCCGACCTCTACGTCTGTCCCTCGCTCGTGGAGGGCTTCGGGCTCCCTGTGGTCGACGCTCTCCGACGGCGAGTCCCCGTGCTCGCCAACGACATCCCCGTTCTGCGCGAAGTCGGCGGCTCCGTCGTGCGCTACACCGATGCCACGTCACCGGTGATCTTCGGGGCAGCGATCACCACGTGTCTCCGAGATCAGCCCGATGACGCCGCGCTCGAGCGCGCAGCAAGCTGGGCCGACAACTTCAGCTGGGCAGCGTCGGCCCGTGCGACGGGAGACGTACTCCTGCGCACTGCCCGAGAACGCTCGCCCGCGGGGCGCGCCTCGTGA
- a CDS encoding polysaccharide biosynthesis protein — protein sequence MSSSPMRRRLIGFMIPPALAAVSPLVALPLVARSAGPSGWASAIAGESVGTFIAIVIGYGWAAIGPALVSVATTDADRARLYRESLFVRTAIAVAALPLMGIICWAIASPGSEWLTVLMAAQGALIALSFTWYCAGVGDPRTIILYDAIPRVVATVIAMVLIALTGAVLIYPLAGILVTVGGTAFFTARLLHQHPGTWPSPRHLPGLLRSGFPVALNDAALSAYSSVPAPLVNVTAPATAAAGYASADKMFKLGSVLPFTLASALQRWVGEVEGALRAQRIRLALTMHAGLGLAGGLGLSLLGYLASLLLFGELNTAPVDVLIAMGFVFVFLSLRTSMTRHILFPAGRAKVVVRATLIATIIGVPTMIGLATTIGPVGAAIGYAVTEGMATALLWAPCAATMRDLRRSTAERLTVESEHDD from the coding sequence GTGAGCAGCTCGCCGATGCGCCGTCGCCTGATCGGCTTCATGATCCCTCCCGCCCTGGCAGCGGTTTCGCCACTGGTCGCTCTGCCTCTCGTCGCACGGTCAGCGGGCCCGAGCGGCTGGGCGAGCGCGATCGCCGGCGAATCGGTAGGCACCTTCATCGCGATTGTGATCGGATACGGGTGGGCGGCGATCGGTCCGGCGCTCGTCTCCGTGGCGACGACGGATGCCGACCGGGCTCGACTGTACCGCGAATCCCTGTTCGTCCGTACCGCCATTGCAGTCGCCGCTCTCCCACTCATGGGCATCATCTGTTGGGCCATCGCGTCTCCGGGTTCGGAGTGGCTCACGGTCCTGATGGCTGCCCAGGGAGCGCTCATCGCGCTCTCTTTCACGTGGTATTGCGCGGGCGTAGGCGACCCACGAACGATCATCCTCTACGATGCCATCCCTCGGGTCGTCGCGACGGTCATCGCAATGGTTCTGATCGCGCTGACGGGCGCGGTCCTGATTTATCCGCTCGCGGGGATCCTGGTGACGGTCGGCGGCACCGCTTTCTTCACCGCGCGTCTGCTGCATCAGCACCCGGGGACGTGGCCGTCGCCTCGCCACCTCCCTGGTCTCCTGCGATCCGGGTTTCCCGTCGCGCTCAACGATGCCGCCCTGAGTGCATACTCGAGTGTTCCCGCCCCGCTCGTCAACGTCACCGCCCCCGCGACCGCGGCGGCGGGATACGCATCGGCAGACAAGATGTTCAAACTGGGTAGCGTCCTACCCTTCACGCTGGCGAGCGCGCTGCAACGGTGGGTGGGCGAAGTCGAGGGTGCTTTGCGAGCGCAACGTATCCGTCTCGCGTTGACGATGCATGCCGGGCTCGGCCTGGCCGGCGGCCTTGGGCTGTCCCTCTTGGGCTACCTTGCCAGCCTGCTGCTGTTCGGTGAACTCAACACGGCACCCGTTGACGTACTGATCGCGATGGGATTCGTCTTCGTCTTCCTCTCGCTGCGTACGTCGATGACGCGGCACATCTTGTTCCCGGCGGGCAGAGCGAAGGTCGTGGTTCGTGCCACCCTCATCGCCACGATCATCGGAGTACCCACGATGATCGGCCTGGCCACGACGATCGGTCCAGTCGGGGCCGCGATCGGGTACGCGGTGACCGAGGGCATGGCAACGGCCCTCCTCTGGGCTCCTTGCGCCGCCACGATGCGGGATCTGAGACGCTCCACGGCGGAGCGCCTCACTGTGGAAAGCGAGCACGATGACTGA
- a CDS encoding glycosyltransferase family 2 protein, which translates to MSPSNDTEPVELTILMPCLNEAETLEVCIRKAQGFLARTGISGEVLVSDNGSTDGSQKIATDLGARVSDAPRRGYGAALINGIETARGRYVIMADADDSYDFEHLEPFVERLRAGADLVMGNRFAGGIAPGAMPPLHKYLGNPVLSAIGQLFFRPGVRDFHCGLRGFNRERMLELHLQTTGMEFASEMVVKSSLARYRIEEVPTTLKKDGRSRPPHLRSWHDGWRHLRFLLIFAPRWLFVYPGLVAFFLGAIAVGILSFGGVEVAGVGFDVTTMVYASALCVIGYQSLLFFWLTKLYATQEGFLPTSARYRSVVASWSAERGLLIGVGLFLIGVVIGVVQVLRWGSLDFGPQDASAVVRIAIPSALGIMLGFQTIMMSFFSGVLTTPRRVVSADAVIES; encoded by the coding sequence ATGAGCCCATCGAACGACACGGAGCCGGTCGAGCTGACGATCCTCATGCCGTGCCTCAACGAGGCGGAGACGCTGGAAGTCTGCATCCGCAAGGCACAAGGATTCCTCGCCAGGACTGGCATCTCGGGCGAGGTGCTCGTCTCTGACAATGGCAGCACCGACGGCTCGCAGAAGATCGCCACTGATCTCGGCGCGCGCGTCTCTGACGCCCCCCGCCGGGGATACGGTGCCGCGCTGATCAACGGGATCGAGACGGCGCGCGGACGCTATGTCATCATGGCGGATGCCGACGACAGCTACGACTTCGAGCACCTCGAACCGTTCGTCGAGCGGCTGCGCGCGGGCGCCGACCTCGTCATGGGGAACCGGTTCGCGGGAGGAATCGCTCCAGGGGCGATGCCGCCCCTGCACAAGTATCTCGGCAACCCGGTGCTTTCGGCGATCGGCCAGCTCTTCTTCCGTCCCGGCGTGCGGGACTTCCATTGCGGACTGCGCGGCTTCAACCGCGAACGGATGCTCGAGTTGCACCTGCAGACCACCGGTATGGAGTTCGCCTCTGAGATGGTTGTGAAGTCCTCGCTCGCGCGATACCGCATCGAGGAAGTGCCCACCACCCTGAAGAAGGACGGACGGTCTCGTCCACCGCACCTGCGCAGCTGGCACGACGGCTGGCGGCATCTGCGCTTCCTCCTGATCTTCGCTCCCCGCTGGCTCTTCGTGTACCCCGGTCTCGTCGCGTTCTTCCTGGGAGCGATCGCGGTCGGCATCCTGTCGTTCGGCGGCGTCGAGGTCGCCGGCGTCGGCTTCGACGTCACGACGATGGTGTACGCGAGCGCGCTCTGCGTCATCGGTTATCAGTCGTTGCTGTTCTTCTGGCTGACCAAGCTCTATGCGACGCAGGAGGGCTTCCTGCCGACGAGCGCTCGTTACCGGTCTGTCGTTGCCAGCTGGAGCGCGGAACGCGGCTTGCTCATCGGTGTGGGGCTGTTTCTCATCGGGGTCGTCATCGGCGTCGTGCAGGTGCTGCGCTGGGGAAGTCTCGACTTCGGTCCGCAGGATGCCTCCGCAGTCGTACGCATCGCGATTCCGAGTGCGCTCGGGATCATGCTTGGCTTCCAGACGATCATGATGAGCTTCTTCTCCGGTGTACTGACAACACCGCGCCGCGTCGTCAGCGCCGACGCCGTCATCGAGAGCTGA
- a CDS encoding glycosyltransferase yields the protein MTHILQNTVLPTERDPDLLPLYVDPETWTSIDEEPVRVSSRAQLGNILGRTTARIVAGRRVSFGTYFNAFPASYWQHWTTVRDVTLTVRTNGPATVLVYRSTGSGVRQRIDTREVDGEAATTFELTLNQYSDGGWIWFDVAADDKSAIFEGATWSTETEPQRTGKASIGITTYNKPDYCIGTLRDLAASPEVLPLLDRVFVIDQGDRLVSDENGYAEVAADLGDTLQIVTQPNLGGSGGFARAMTETLHRPESDFVQLLDDDVRIEPESVRRSIMFARYATIPTIVGAHMFDLLDRPKLHAWAEVVDEVPFMWRTLNQERMPHDFSVANLRQSPSLHSRLDADYNGWWMCLIPTDIIREVGLALPAFIKWDDAEYSLRAREAGYPTVSVPGVALWHVSWVGKDDSIDWQAYFHARNRIVAALLHSGAPDGGTLLRHSRRLDLKHLMMMQYYPVALRHRALRDVLSGPAHMRANLATAMPAARALAKDFPETVVHRDTDEPLRSRRGRQVFRRLKRHEFDSPTGLRLRWFTASTLAAHWLHAPRPENVAQPEVEFGKDDAHWWRVPLFDSALVNAADGSGKNVYTRDRAQFRQMLVESVRLHWALRRRWDRLAEDYRRALPELVSEDAWRDTFSDGAR from the coding sequence GTGACTCACATTCTGCAGAACACCGTCCTTCCCACCGAGCGCGATCCCGATCTGTTGCCGCTGTACGTGGATCCCGAGACGTGGACCTCGATCGACGAGGAGCCCGTGCGCGTCTCCAGCCGCGCACAGCTGGGCAACATCCTCGGTCGCACCACGGCGCGCATCGTCGCGGGGCGACGCGTGTCGTTCGGCACCTACTTCAACGCTTTCCCGGCGTCGTACTGGCAGCACTGGACGACCGTGCGCGACGTCACGCTCACGGTTCGCACGAACGGGCCCGCGACGGTCCTCGTCTACCGGTCGACCGGCAGCGGCGTGCGACAGCGCATCGACACCCGTGAGGTCGACGGTGAGGCCGCGACGACGTTCGAGCTCACACTCAATCAGTACAGCGACGGGGGCTGGATCTGGTTCGACGTCGCCGCCGACGACAAGTCCGCCATCTTCGAGGGTGCGACCTGGTCGACCGAGACCGAACCTCAGCGCACCGGCAAAGCCAGCATCGGCATCACCACCTACAACAAGCCGGACTACTGCATCGGAACCCTGCGCGACCTCGCGGCGAGCCCGGAAGTGCTGCCCTTGCTGGACCGGGTGTTCGTCATCGATCAGGGCGACCGGTTGGTGTCCGATGAGAACGGCTACGCCGAAGTCGCGGCCGACCTCGGCGACACGCTGCAGATCGTGACCCAGCCGAACCTCGGCGGATCCGGCGGCTTCGCCCGGGCCATGACCGAGACGTTGCACCGCCCGGAGAGCGACTTCGTCCAGCTCCTGGACGACGACGTGCGCATCGAGCCGGAATCGGTCCGCCGCTCGATCATGTTCGCGCGCTACGCGACGATTCCGACGATCGTCGGAGCGCACATGTTCGATCTGCTCGACCGGCCCAAGCTGCATGCCTGGGCAGAGGTCGTCGACGAGGTGCCCTTCATGTGGCGCACGCTCAACCAGGAACGGATGCCCCACGACTTCTCGGTCGCGAACCTTCGCCAGTCCCCCTCGCTGCACTCGCGTCTCGATGCGGACTACAACGGCTGGTGGATGTGCCTGATCCCCACCGACATCATCCGTGAGGTCGGGCTGGCGCTGCCCGCGTTCATCAAGTGGGACGACGCCGAATACTCGTTGCGCGCGCGCGAGGCGGGCTATCCGACCGTGTCGGTGCCGGGCGTCGCCCTCTGGCACGTGTCGTGGGTGGGCAAGGACGACTCGATCGACTGGCAGGCGTATTTCCACGCGCGCAACCGCATCGTCGCGGCGCTGCTGCATTCCGGGGCCCCCGACGGCGGCACGCTCCTCCGGCACAGCCGTCGCCTCGATCTCAAGCACCTCATGATGATGCAGTACTACCCCGTTGCGCTGCGCCACCGCGCACTGCGCGACGTGCTGTCCGGCCCCGCACACATGAGGGCGAACCTCGCGACGGCGATGCCTGCCGCGCGGGCTCTCGCGAAGGACTTCCCCGAGACCGTCGTGCACCGCGACACCGACGAACCGCTCCGTTCGCGCCGCGGACGGCAGGTATTCCGGCGGTTGAAGCGCCACGAGTTCGACAGTCCGACCGGGCTGCGGCTGCGCTGGTTCACGGCATCCACGCTCGCAGCGCACTGGCTGCACGCGCCGCGGCCGGAGAACGTCGCGCAGCCGGAGGTCGAGTTCGGCAAGGATGACGCCCACTGGTGGCGCGTCCCGCTGTTCGACAGCGCGCTGGTCAATGCCGCCGACGGATCGGGCAAGAACGTCTATACGCGCGACCGCGCGCAGTTCCGGCAGATGCTGGTCGAGAGCGTCCGACTCCACTGGGCACTGCGTCGGCGGTGGGATCGTCTGGCGGAGGACTACCGCCGCGCGCTGCCGGAGCTCGTCTCGGAGGATGCCTGGCGGGACACCTTCAGCGACGGAGCTCGCTGA
- a CDS encoding DUF6541 family protein has protein sequence MSEAWAAAIPSVLVGVLLVAVPGSAVIVAGWGVRSLRLWLLAPAVSLAILAGAATAAHLVHMRWSLLPVAIVTLACAGIAFAVRRWVAGPSRSASAPDGTDAPESIESPARWRGWMSVAVGAAGLLGAAITISVQLMIAFGGPENISQTFDNVVHLNAIRLALDSADASVFTIGSTSDTDWYPNGWHSVVTLVAQLGGGSIPLAVNAGTIAICAFAWPASVLALTATVFRGRPAALGAAAALSTGFGAFPLLLVYFGVLYPNATAYAVLPAGVAAVWMLLTAHGRGRVRQALLLALIAAGITMAHPNALLALYALTVVPVIWFLVRLARRGGTRRGYVVQGGWILAILLVGVGLWRFGRTNAAMSAWAAWQSTAQAFGEAALMSPRGYPVTIATAVVLLIGIAAVVRHPSRWWWVGPPFAAAAFLFIVASGVPAGTRLRDLLTSPWYNDSFRLAALLPIVGIPVAVLGTIVIVDAVTACLRRIHAPAAVREGILSVAVAALFGVAVGPNVTAVVDDARTVYRLDASSALLTADEAAVLERLDRTTPPDALLIVNPWTGGSLAFALADRHVTARHIFGTRSADEEFVDAHLAQIDSDPRVCEAVDRIGATYVLDFGHQNVFNNPGSGLERSGLNDLTPSSHLVLVDSQGEHARLFAVMGC, from the coding sequence TTGTCTGAGGCCTGGGCAGCGGCGATCCCCTCCGTCCTCGTCGGCGTCCTCCTGGTGGCCGTTCCGGGGAGCGCGGTCATCGTCGCCGGCTGGGGAGTTCGCTCCCTGCGCCTCTGGCTGCTCGCACCGGCGGTATCGCTCGCCATCCTTGCCGGGGCCGCGACGGCGGCGCACCTGGTGCACATGCGCTGGTCGCTGCTGCCGGTGGCGATCGTCACGCTCGCGTGTGCAGGCATCGCGTTCGCGGTGCGCCGCTGGGTCGCCGGGCCGTCACGATCCGCATCGGCGCCTGACGGCACCGATGCGCCGGAGAGCATCGAATCCCCGGCGCGGTGGCGAGGCTGGATGTCGGTGGCCGTCGGGGCCGCGGGGCTCCTGGGCGCTGCGATCACCATCTCGGTCCAGCTGATGATCGCGTTCGGCGGGCCGGAGAACATCTCGCAGACCTTCGACAACGTGGTCCATCTCAATGCCATCCGCCTCGCGCTCGATTCCGCGGATGCCTCCGTCTTCACGATCGGAAGCACCTCGGATACCGACTGGTACCCCAACGGTTGGCACAGTGTCGTCACCCTCGTCGCCCAGCTTGGCGGCGGCAGCATCCCCCTCGCGGTCAACGCCGGCACGATCGCGATCTGCGCGTTCGCCTGGCCCGCGTCCGTCCTCGCGCTCACCGCCACCGTGTTCCGCGGACGTCCCGCCGCGCTCGGGGCGGCCGCCGCGCTGTCGACCGGCTTCGGCGCCTTCCCGCTCCTGCTCGTCTACTTCGGTGTGCTGTACCCGAATGCGACGGCGTACGCGGTCCTGCCCGCCGGTGTGGCCGCGGTGTGGATGCTTCTCACCGCACACGGTCGGGGCCGTGTGCGCCAGGCACTTCTGCTGGCGCTGATCGCCGCCGGAATCACGATGGCGCATCCGAACGCCCTGCTGGCGCTCTACGCCCTCACTGTGGTCCCGGTCATCTGGTTCCTCGTGCGCCTCGCGCGACGGGGCGGCACGCGGCGCGGCTACGTCGTACAGGGAGGATGGATTCTCGCCATCCTGCTCGTCGGTGTCGGCCTGTGGCGGTTCGGCCGCACGAATGCCGCGATGTCAGCCTGGGCCGCGTGGCAGAGCACGGCGCAGGCGTTCGGCGAGGCGGCGTTGATGTCGCCTCGCGGCTATCCCGTCACGATCGCCACCGCCGTGGTGCTTCTCATCGGCATCGCCGCCGTGGTGCGCCACCCCTCGAGGTGGTGGTGGGTGGGACCGCCCTTCGCCGCCGCAGCGTTCCTGTTCATCGTAGCCAGCGGCGTACCCGCCGGCACACGACTGCGCGACCTGCTCACGAGCCCGTGGTACAACGACTCGTTCCGTCTCGCCGCTCTTCTGCCGATCGTCGGGATCCCCGTCGCCGTGCTCGGGACGATCGTGATCGTCGATGCCGTCACCGCGTGTCTGCGGCGCATCCACGCCCCGGCTGCGGTTCGGGAAGGAATTCTCTCGGTCGCGGTTGCGGCGCTGTTCGGCGTGGCGGTGGGACCCAACGTCACCGCGGTGGTCGACGATGCGCGCACCGTGTACCGATTGGACGCCTCCTCCGCTCTGCTCACGGCCGACGAGGCCGCGGTGCTCGAACGCCTCGACCGGACGACGCCACCGGATGCCCTGCTGATCGTGAATCCGTGGACGGGAGGATCCCTCGCCTTCGCACTCGCCGACCGGCACGTCACCGCTCGGCACATCTTCGGCACACGGTCCGCGGATGAAGAGTTCGTCGATGCGCACCTGGCTCAGATCGACAGCGATCCGCGTGTCTGCGAGGCCGTAGACCGCATCGGGGCGACCTACGTGCTCGACTTCGGACACCAGAACGTCTTCAACAACCCCGGGTCGGGTCTCGAGCGGTCCGGGCTCAATGATCTCACGCCCTCGTCTCACCTCGTCCTGGTGGACTCGCAGGGCGAGCACGCCCGACTGTTCGCCGTCATGGGCTGCTGA
- the glf gene encoding UDP-galactopyranose mutase: protein MDLLIVGSGFFGLTVAERAAAAGRKVTVIDRRHHIGGNAYSEDEATTGIEVHRYGAHLFHTSNATVWEYVNRFTTFTNYVHRVYTNHKGIVFPLPINLGTINQFFQAAYTPDEARALVHELAGEFDPKSAQNLEERGIGLIGRPLYEAFIRDYTAKQWQTDPKELPAEIISRLPVRYTYDNRYFNDTWEGLPTDGYTAWLERMADHPNIEMKLSTDYFDESQPLNKKATVGQLPVVYTGPVDRYFDYAEGELSWRTLDFDEEVLEVGDFQGTSVMNYADAGVPYTRIHEFKHFHPERADRYPTDKTVIMREFSRFATREDEPYYPVNTPDDRAGVLAYRELAKGEKDVHFGGRLGTYQYLDMHMAIGSALSLWNNHLA, encoded by the coding sequence ATGGATCTCCTCATCGTCGGCTCCGGTTTCTTCGGCCTCACCGTCGCGGAGCGCGCTGCCGCGGCTGGCCGGAAGGTCACCGTCATCGATCGTCGTCATCACATCGGTGGCAACGCGTACAGCGAGGACGAGGCGACGACGGGCATCGAGGTCCACCGCTACGGCGCGCACCTCTTCCACACCTCGAACGCGACCGTGTGGGAGTACGTGAACCGGTTCACGACCTTCACGAACTATGTGCACCGCGTGTACACGAACCACAAGGGCATCGTCTTCCCGCTGCCGATCAACCTGGGCACGATCAACCAGTTCTTTCAGGCGGCGTACACGCCGGATGAGGCGCGCGCACTCGTGCACGAGTTGGCGGGGGAGTTCGATCCGAAGTCGGCGCAGAACCTCGAGGAGCGGGGGATCGGCCTGATCGGACGCCCGCTGTACGAGGCGTTCATCCGTGACTACACGGCAAAGCAGTGGCAGACCGACCCAAAGGAGCTTCCGGCGGAGATCATCAGCCGGTTACCCGTGCGCTACACGTACGACAACCGCTACTTCAACGACACGTGGGAGGGTTTGCCCACCGACGGGTACACCGCCTGGTTGGAGCGGATGGCGGACCACCCCAACATCGAGATGAAGCTGTCGACGGACTACTTCGACGAGTCGCAGCCGCTCAACAAGAAAGCGACCGTCGGTCAGCTTCCCGTGGTCTACACCGGGCCCGTCGACCGCTACTTCGACTATGCCGAGGGCGAGCTCTCGTGGCGGACGCTCGATTTCGACGAAGAGGTGCTCGAGGTCGGCGACTTTCAGGGCACGAGCGTCATGAACTATGCGGACGCGGGGGTCCCCTACACCCGCATTCACGAGTTCAAGCATTTCCATCCGGAACGCGCGGACCGATACCCGACGGATAAGACCGTCATCATGCGGGAGTTCTCCCGCTTCGCGACGCGCGAGGATGAGCCGTACTATCCAGTCAACACGCCGGACGACCGCGCCGGTGTGCTCGCGTACCGGGAGCTCGCGAAGGGTGAGAAGGACGTCCACTTCGGCGGGCGTCTCGGCACGTACCAGTATCTCGACATGCACATGGCGATCGGGTCGGCACTGTCGCTGTGGAACAACCACCTCGCCTGA
- a CDS encoding glycosyltransferase, with amino-acid sequence MTDDVTLPSSRIGAVVLTWRDRAQTSACVEQLLANDRVTRLVVVDNEADGTIRAALAPDDRVSFIELTANTGFAVGVNAGIRELLSTDIDLVLVINNDATLTPDHLDRLHSALVQDSSLGFVGPRIFTPEGRQFSAGGILNRFTWSIRQPRDGEGADFLTWACVLVRRRVFATTGLLDEGFFMYWEDVEFGLRSHEQGVRFAEVADAHLVHAVSSSHSRAGSRILAYSSQAFRHFLRLRGGRTRATGYVRLTAKLASRLIVGDLRGARYVHAGWRIGRDSPDPAYPALNQLE; translated from the coding sequence ATGACTGACGATGTCACCCTCCCCTCCAGCCGAATCGGCGCGGTCGTCCTCACGTGGCGCGACCGGGCTCAAACGTCTGCATGCGTGGAACAGCTCCTCGCCAACGACAGAGTCACGCGTCTGGTCGTCGTGGACAACGAGGCCGACGGAACGATCCGGGCCGCACTCGCGCCGGATGACCGAGTGAGTTTCATCGAGCTCACGGCGAACACGGGTTTCGCCGTGGGTGTGAACGCCGGCATTCGGGAGCTTCTGTCCACGGACATCGACCTGGTACTGGTCATCAACAACGACGCCACCTTGACTCCGGACCACCTCGACCGGCTGCACTCCGCACTCGTGCAGGACTCCTCGCTGGGGTTCGTGGGACCACGGATCTTCACTCCCGAAGGACGCCAGTTCTCGGCCGGAGGGATCCTCAACCGGTTCACCTGGAGCATCAGGCAACCTCGCGACGGCGAGGGGGCCGACTTCCTCACGTGGGCGTGTGTGCTCGTTCGGCGGCGGGTATTCGCGACCACGGGTCTGCTCGATGAAGGGTTCTTCATGTATTGGGAGGACGTCGAGTTCGGTCTGCGCTCCCACGAACAGGGCGTGAGATTCGCCGAGGTCGCCGACGCGCACCTCGTGCATGCCGTTTCGTCATCGCATTCGCGTGCGGGCTCGCGCATCCTGGCCTATTCGAGTCAGGCGTTTCGCCACTTCCTCCGGCTTCGCGGCGGTCGGACCCGCGCCACGGGTTATGTGCGTCTCACGGCGAAGCTCGCGTCGCGCTTGATCGTCGGCGACCTTCGGGGCGCACGCTACGTGCACGCGGGATGGAGGATCGGGCGCGACTCCCCCGATCCTGCGTACCCTGCCCTGAATCAGCTCGAGTGA
- a CDS encoding glycosyltransferase family 4 protein: protein MTVGRMAIAYDCLFPFTTGGGERQYRAFAEALADRGVEVEYLTARQWEGSSPEVPGVRVTAVTERLELYDAGGVRRTAAALAFAWGLFRALRRRRHAYDAVMVSALPVLNVFAARAALWVSGTTLVVDYLEVWHRRQWAEYAGRITGAIAWMLQRLAIAVTPVATCHSQLSATRLRAEGLRGDVLISPGLISEQSAAPSVGPPAAPPFALYVGRHIPDKRVELLPDAVAHARASVPELRLVILGDGPSNPVVRDAVSRQVAGSEWVSMPGFVSDDDLDRLLSTAACVVNPSRREGYGLVVVEAAAHGTPVVLVADEGNAATELIDEGVNGYVAVDAGASALGDTIVRAVTSGPRLRETTRGWYRDAISTRTVARTIDIILHHLENQRADTSSARRRKRTP from the coding sequence ATGACCGTTGGACGCATGGCGATCGCCTACGACTGTCTCTTCCCGTTCACGACGGGCGGCGGCGAACGTCAGTATCGCGCCTTCGCCGAGGCACTCGCCGACCGCGGCGTCGAGGTCGAGTACCTCACGGCGCGCCAATGGGAGGGTTCGTCTCCTGAAGTGCCCGGGGTGCGGGTGACAGCGGTGACGGAACGGCTCGAACTCTACGACGCCGGCGGCGTGCGCCGGACGGCGGCGGCTCTGGCGTTCGCCTGGGGCTTGTTCCGCGCCCTGCGCCGACGTCGTCACGCATACGACGCCGTCATGGTCAGCGCCCTGCCCGTCCTCAACGTCTTCGCGGCGCGCGCCGCCCTGTGGGTTTCGGGAACGACTTTGGTCGTCGACTATCTCGAGGTGTGGCACCGACGCCAGTGGGCGGAGTATGCCGGGCGCATCACCGGCGCGATCGCCTGGATGCTCCAGCGGCTCGCCATAGCCGTCACTCCCGTCGCCACGTGTCACTCCCAGCTCAGCGCGACACGGCTGCGCGCGGAGGGACTGCGCGGCGACGTGCTGATCAGCCCGGGGCTCATCTCCGAGCAGTCGGCGGCGCCCAGCGTCGGTCCTCCTGCCGCGCCTCCGTTCGCCCTGTACGTCGGGCGGCATATCCCGGACAAGCGCGTCGAGCTGCTGCCCGACGCCGTGGCCCACGCGCGTGCCTCGGTGCCGGAGCTGCGACTCGTCATCCTGGGCGACGGGCCGAGCAATCCCGTCGTGCGCGACGCCGTCTCGCGCCAGGTCGCCGGCAGCGAGTGGGTGTCGATGCCCGGATTCGTCTCGGACGACGATCTCGATCGTCTCCTGTCGACCGCGGCGTGCGTGGTGAATCCGTCGCGCCGAGAGGGGTACGGCCTCGTCGTCGTCGAGGCGGCCGCCCATGGCACACCCGTCGTCCTCGTCGCCGACGAGGGGAACGCGGCGACCGAGCTGATCGACGAGGGCGTCAACGGCTACGTCGCCGTCGATGCCGGCGCATCGGCGCTGGGCGACACGATCGTGCGCGCCGTGACCTCCGGGCCGCGATTGCGAGAGACGACGAGAGGCTGGTATCGAGATGCGATCTCGACCCGGACCGTCGCACGCACGATCGACATCATCCTCCACCATCTCGAGAACCAACGGGCGGACACGTCGTCCGCCCGCAGAAGGAAGAGAACGCCATGA